A region from the Pseudomonas cucumis genome encodes:
- the putA gene encoding trifunctional transcriptional regulator/proline dehydrogenase/L-glutamate gamma-semialdehyde dehydrogenase, whose amino-acid sequence MATTTLGVKLDDPTRERLKAAATSIDRTPHWLIKQAIFNYLEKLEGGATLSELNGLNGKDADEAGEIHVDHAHQCFLEFAESILPQSVLRASITAAYRRPEPEVVPMLIEQARLPAPMAEATNKLAASIAEKLRNQKSAGGRAGIVQGLLQEFSLSSQEGVALMCLAEALLRIPDKGTRDALIRDKISTGNWQPHLGNSPSLFVNAATWGLLLTGKLVATHNEAGLTSSLSRIIGKSGEPMIRKGVDMAMRLMGEQFVTGETIAEALANASKFEAKGFRYSYDMLGEAALTEHDAQKYLASYEQAIHSIGKASHGRGIYEGPGISIKLSALHPRYSRAQYERVMEELYPRLLSLTLLAKQYDIGLNIDAEEADRLELSLDLLERLCFEPQLTGWNGIGFVIQAYQKRCPYVIDYVIDLARRSRHRLMIRLVKGAYWDSEIKRAQVEGLEGYPVYTRKVYTDVSYIACARKLLSVPEVIYPQFATHNAHTLSAIYHIAGQNYYPGQYEFQCLHGMGEPLYEQVVGKVSEGKLNRPCRVYAPVGTHETLLAYLVRRLLENGANTSFVNRIADQSISIQELVADPVASIEQMATLEGGFGLPHPRIPLPRDLYGAERANSSGIDMANEHRLASLSCALLATAHNNWKAAPMLGCASSTEPPAPVLNPSDLRDVVGHVQEATVEDVDNAIQCALNAAPIWQATPPAERAAILERAADLMEGEIQPLMGLLAREAGKTFANAIAEVREAVDFLRYYAVQARNDFTNDAHRPLGPVVCISPWNFPLAIFSGQVAAALAAGNPVLAKPAEQTPLVAAQAVRLLLEAGIPEGVLQLLPGRGETVGARLVGDDRVKGVMFTGSTEVARLLQRNVAGRLDAQGRPIPLIAETGGQNAMIVDSSALTEQVVIDVVSSAFDSAGQRCSALRVLCLQEDSADRVIEMLKGAMAECRLGNPERLSVDIGPVIDAEAKAGIEKHIQAMRDKGRNVYQVAIANSEEVKRGTFVMPTLIELESFDELQREIFGPVLHVVRYKRKEIDQLIGQINASGYGLTLGVHTRIDETIAKVIDNVNAGNVYVNRNIVGAVVGVQPFGGEGLSGTGPKAGGPLYLYRLLSTRPTDAIEQSFARGDALAAPDVRLRDAMSKPLTALKAWADSNKFADLSALCVQFAAQSQSGITRVLAGPTGERNSYAILPREHVLCLAEVEGDLLTQLAAVLAVGGSAVWPDAEPGKALFARLPKEIQARIKRVADWTKDEVVIDAVLHHGHSDQLRAVCQQVAKRAGAIVGVHGLSQGETNIALERLVIERALSVNTAAAGGNASLMTIG is encoded by the coding sequence ATGGCTACCACCACTCTTGGGGTCAAACTTGACGACCCGACCCGCGAACGCCTCAAGGCCGCCGCGACCTCGATTGATCGCACGCCGCACTGGCTGATCAAGCAGGCAATTTTCAATTACCTGGAAAAACTCGAGGGTGGTGCAACCCTGTCCGAGCTGAACGGTTTGAACGGCAAGGACGCTGACGAAGCGGGCGAGATCCACGTCGATCACGCGCATCAGTGCTTCCTGGAATTCGCTGAAAGCATCCTGCCGCAATCGGTGCTGCGCGCGTCTATCACTGCCGCCTACCGTCGCCCGGAACCTGAAGTGGTGCCGATGCTGATCGAGCAGGCGCGCCTGCCGGCACCGATGGCCGAAGCCACCAACAAGCTCGCCGCCTCGATTGCCGAGAAACTGCGTAATCAGAAAAGCGCCGGCGGCCGTGCCGGGATTGTTCAGGGCCTGTTGCAGGAATTTTCCCTGTCGTCCCAGGAAGGCGTAGCGCTGATGTGCCTGGCCGAAGCGCTGCTGCGCATCCCGGACAAAGGCACCCGTGACGCCCTGATCCGCGACAAAATCAGCACCGGCAACTGGCAGCCGCACTTGGGCAACAGCCCGTCGCTGTTCGTCAACGCCGCCACCTGGGGCTTGCTGCTGACCGGCAAACTGGTCGCCACCCACAACGAAGCTGGCCTGACTTCCTCCCTGAGCCGCATCATTGGCAAGAGCGGCGAGCCGATGATCCGCAAGGGCGTCGACATGGCCATGCGCCTGATGGGCGAGCAGTTCGTTACCGGCGAAACCATCGCCGAAGCCTTGGCCAACGCCAGCAAGTTCGAAGCCAAGGGCTTCCGCTATTCCTACGACATGCTGGGTGAAGCCGCACTCACCGAGCATGACGCCCAGAAATACCTGGCCTCGTACGAACAAGCCATCCACTCGATCGGCAAAGCGTCCCACGGTCGCGGGATTTATGAAGGCCCGGGCATTTCGATCAAGCTGTCCGCCTTGCATCCGCGTTACAGCCGCGCCCAGTACGAGCGCGTGATGGAAGAGCTGTACCCGCGCCTGCTGTCGCTGACTCTGTTGGCCAAGCAATACGACATCGGCCTGAACATCGACGCCGAAGAAGCCGACCGCCTCGAACTGTCGCTGGATCTGCTGGAGCGTCTGTGCTTTGAGCCGCAACTGACCGGCTGGAACGGCATCGGTTTCGTGATCCAGGCGTACCAGAAGCGTTGCCCATACGTGATCGACTACGTGATCGACCTGGCTCGCCGCAGCCGTCATCGCCTGATGATTCGTCTGGTGAAAGGCGCGTACTGGGACAGCGAAATCAAGCGCGCCCAGGTCGAAGGTCTGGAAGGCTATCCGGTGTACACCCGCAAGGTGTACACCGACGTTTCATACATCGCGTGTGCACGCAAACTGCTGTCGGTGCCGGAAGTCATTTATCCGCAGTTCGCCACGCACAACGCCCATACCTTGTCGGCCATCTACCACATCGCCGGTCAGAACTATTACCCCGGTCAGTACGAGTTCCAGTGCCTGCACGGCATGGGTGAACCGTTGTACGAACAGGTTGTAGGCAAAGTTTCCGAAGGCAAGCTGAACCGCCCGTGCCGCGTGTATGCACCGGTTGGCACGCACGAAACACTGCTGGCGTACCTGGTGCGTCGTCTGCTGGAAAACGGCGCGAACACCTCGTTCGTCAACCGTATCGCCGACCAGTCCATTTCGATTCAGGAGCTGGTGGCCGATCCGGTGGCCAGCATCGAGCAGATGGCTACGCTGGAAGGCGGCTTCGGCCTGCCGCACCCGCGTATCCCGCTGCCGCGTGATCTTTATGGTGCCGAGCGCGCCAACTCCAGCGGCATCGACATGGCCAACGAACATCGTCTGGCTTCCCTGTCGTGCGCCCTGCTGGCCACCGCTCACAACAACTGGAAAGCGGCGCCGATGCTCGGTTGCGCGTCCAGCACCGAGCCCCCTGCACCAGTCCTCAACCCGTCCGATCTGCGTGATGTGGTTGGCCATGTGCAGGAAGCCACCGTCGAAGACGTCGACAATGCGATCCAGTGCGCCCTGAACGCCGCACCGATCTGGCAGGCCACCCCGCCGGCCGAACGCGCTGCGATCCTGGAACGTGCCGCCGATTTGATGGAAGGCGAGATCCAGCCATTGATGGGCCTGTTGGCTCGCGAAGCCGGCAAGACCTTCGCCAACGCCATCGCCGAAGTGCGTGAAGCCGTGGATTTCCTGCGTTATTACGCGGTGCAGGCTCGCAACGATTTCACCAACGATGCCCACCGCCCGTTGGGTCCAGTGGTCTGCATCAGCCCGTGGAACTTCCCGCTGGCCATCTTCAGTGGTCAGGTCGCTGCTGCCCTGGCCGCCGGTAACCCGGTACTGGCCAAACCTGCGGAACAAACCCCGCTGGTGGCTGCTCAAGCCGTGCGTCTGCTGCTCGAAGCCGGGATTCCGGAAGGCGTGCTGCAACTGCTGCCGGGCCGTGGCGAAACCGTCGGCGCCCGTCTGGTCGGCGATGATCGCGTCAAAGGCGTGATGTTCACCGGCTCCACCGAAGTCGCACGTTTGCTGCAGCGCAACGTCGCCGGCCGCCTGGATGCACAGGGTCGTCCGATTCCGCTGATCGCTGAAACTGGCGGTCAGAACGCGATGATCGTCGACTCCTCGGCACTGACCGAACAGGTGGTGATCGACGTGGTGTCGTCGGCTTTCGACAGTGCTGGCCAGCGTTGCTCGGCGCTGCGGGTACTGTGCCTGCAGGAAGATTCCGCCGACCGTGTCATCGAAATGCTCAAGGGCGCCATGGCTGAATGCCGTCTCGGTAATCCAGAGCGCCTGTCCGTGGACATCGGCCCGGTGATCGACGCCGAAGCCAAGGCGGGCATCGAGAAGCACATCCAGGCCATGCGCGACAAAGGTCGCAACGTGTACCAGGTGGCCATCGCCAACAGCGAAGAAGTCAAACGCGGCACCTTCGTGATGCCGACCCTGATCGAACTGGAAAGCTTCGACGAACTGCAACGGGAGATCTTCGGCCCGGTGCTGCACGTGGTTCGCTACAAGCGCAAAGAGATCGATCAACTGATCGGCCAGATCAATGCTTCCGGCTACGGCCTGACCCTGGGCGTACACACTCGCATCGACGAGACCATCGCCAAGGTGATCGACAACGTCAACGCGGGTAACGTTTATGTGAACCGCAACATCGTCGGCGCTGTGGTCGGCGTGCAACCGTTCGGCGGTGAAGGCCTGTCGGGCACTGGCCCGAAAGCCGGTGGTCCGCTGTACCTGTACCGCTTGCTGTCGACACGCCCTACCGATGCGATCGAACAATCCTTCGCCCGCGGCGACGCTCTCGCTGCACCGGACGTCCGTCTGCGTGATGCCATGAGCAAACCGCTGACCGCGCTGAAAGCCTGGGCCGACAGCAACAAGTTCGCTGACTTGAGCGCCCTGTGCGTACAGTTCGCGGCGCAATCGCAAAGCGGGATCACCCGTGTTCTGGCGGGCCCGACCGGCGAGCGCAACAGCTACGCCATCCTGCCGCGCGAACACGTGCTGTGCCTGGCGGAAGTCGAAGGCGATTTGCTGACCCAGCTGGCTGCGGTATTGGCCGTAGGCGGCTCGGCGGTATGGCCGGACGCTGAACCGGGCAAGGCACTGTTCGCACGCCTGCCGAAAGAAATCCAGGCGCGGATCAAGCGGGTTGCCGACTGGACCAAGGACGAGGTGGTAATTGATGCGGTTCTGCATCATGGCCATTCCGACCAGTTGCGTGCGGTCTGCCAGCAAGTGGCCAAGCGTGCCGGCGCGATCGTCGGGGTTCATGGTTTGTCGCAGGGCGAAACCAACATTGCGTTGGAGCGCCTGGTGATCGAGCGTGCGTTGAGCGTGAACACCGCTGCGGCGGGTGGTAATGCCAGTTTGATGACGATCGGCTAA
- the putP gene encoding sodium/proline symporter PutP has product MSVSNPTLITFVIYIAAMVLIGFMAYRSTNNLSDYILGGRSLGSVVTALSAGASDMSGWLLMGLPGAIYMSGLSESWIAIGLIIGAYLNWLFVAGRLRVQTEHNGDALTLPDYFSSRFEDKSGLLRIISAVVILVFFTIYCASGIVAGARLFESTFGMSYETALWAGAAATIAYTFVGGFLAVSWTDTVQATLMIFALLLTPIIVLLATGGVDTTFLAIEAQDASNFDMLKNTTFIGVISLMGWGLGYFGQPHILARFMAADSVKSIAKARRISMAWMILCLGGTVAVGFFGIAYFSAHPELAGPVTENHERVFIELAKILFNPWVAGVLLSAILAAVMSTLSCQLLVCSSALTEDFYKTFLRKTASQMELVWVGRAMVLLVALIAIALAANPENRVLGLVSYAWAGFGAAFGPVVLISVIWKDMTRNGALAGILVGAITVIVWKHFELLGLYEIIPGFIFASLAIYFVSKMGAPTAGMLQRFAAAEKDFRLNQ; this is encoded by the coding sequence ATGAGCGTAAGCAATCCAACCCTGATCACGTTCGTGATCTACATCGCAGCAATGGTGCTGATCGGCTTCATGGCCTATCGCTCCACCAACAACCTTTCTGACTACATTCTGGGCGGTCGTAGCCTGGGCAGCGTCGTGACTGCACTCTCCGCTGGTGCTTCCGACATGAGCGGCTGGTTGTTGATGGGCCTGCCGGGCGCTATCTACATGTCCGGTCTTTCCGAAAGCTGGATCGCCATCGGCCTGATCATCGGTGCTTACCTGAACTGGCTGTTCGTCGCCGGCCGTCTGCGCGTGCAGACCGAGCACAACGGCGATGCACTGACCCTGCCGGATTACTTCTCCAGCCGTTTTGAAGACAAAAGCGGCCTGCTGCGGATTATCTCCGCGGTCGTGATCCTGGTGTTCTTCACCATCTACTGCGCTTCCGGCATCGTGGCCGGCGCCCGTCTGTTCGAAAGCACCTTCGGCATGTCCTACGAGACAGCGCTGTGGGCCGGTGCTGCGGCGACGATTGCCTACACCTTCGTCGGTGGTTTCCTGGCAGTGAGCTGGACTGACACCGTACAAGCTACGCTGATGATCTTCGCTCTGCTGCTGACGCCAATCATCGTGCTGCTGGCGACCGGCGGCGTCGACACCACGTTCCTGGCCATCGAAGCGCAAGACGCCAGCAACTTCGACATGCTGAAAAACACCACCTTCATCGGTGTGATTTCGCTGATGGGCTGGGGGCTGGGCTACTTCGGCCAGCCGCACATCCTGGCGCGTTTCATGGCTGCGGATTCGGTCAAGTCGATTGCCAAAGCGCGTCGCATCTCCATGGCCTGGATGATCCTGTGCCTGGGCGGCACCGTCGCTGTAGGTTTCTTCGGTATCGCTTACTTCTCGGCGCACCCTGAACTGGCCGGTCCTGTGACCGAAAACCACGAGCGTGTGTTCATCGAACTGGCGAAAATCCTGTTCAACCCATGGGTTGCTGGTGTGCTGCTGTCGGCCATCCTGGCTGCAGTGATGAGTACCCTGAGCTGCCAACTGCTGGTGTGCTCGAGCGCCCTGACCGAAGACTTCTATAAAACCTTCCTGCGTAAAACCGCTTCCCAGATGGAACTGGTCTGGGTCGGCCGTGCCATGGTGCTGCTGGTTGCCCTGATTGCTATCGCTCTGGCGGCTAACCCGGAAAACCGTGTACTGGGTCTGGTCAGCTACGCTTGGGCTGGTTTCGGTGCCGCTTTCGGTCCAGTCGTCCTGATCTCCGTGATCTGGAAAGACATGACCCGCAACGGCGCACTGGCCGGCATCCTGGTCGGCGCGATCACCGTGATCGTCTGGAAACACTTCGAACTGCTGGGCCTGTACGAAATCATCCCTGGTTTCATCTTCGCCAGCCTGGCGATCTACTTCGTCAGCAAAATGGGGGCACCGACCGCCGGCATGCTTCAGCGCTTTGCCGCGGCCGAGAAGGATTTCCGCCTGAACCAGTGA
- a CDS encoding type VI secretion system Vgr family protein yields the protein MFAPANQPRFTLTLDGVQNELKVLEFTGKEAISQPYRFDLELVSERPDLELESLLHRQAFLSFDAQGSGIHGQIFRVGQSDSGQRLTGYQISLVPRLAYLARRINQRIFQHKSVPAIVTQILKDHGIQRDAFEFRLGSDYPDREYCVQYAESDLAFIQRLCAEVGIHYHFQHSPDGHLLVFGDDQTVFPRLPTPTLYLPGSGMAADAPAIKRFNVRLETRTTAVTRRDYDFKKPRLQLESRLDSEQRPVLEDYHFPGQFTDREHGKHLAQRTLERHSADYRLAEGRGDESALVSGHFLHLAEHPRQAWNDLWLITEIEHRGRQPQVLEESATSESPDDFQGYRNTFLATPWDVSFRPPLGPEKPRMLGYQPAVVTGPTDSEIHCDEYGRVKVQLAWDRDGQLNEHSSCWLRVATGWAHDRYGSVMIPRVGMEVLVGFVDADADKPLVMGCLPNAATPVPLDLPADKTRSIFRSQSSPGGGGYNEMRIEDRKGAEEIYLRAQRNWTQHVLNDQQVQVDNQRSIVVTGTARHELKADEKRITHGQRQTEVRLDDHLVVVGDRHIRVTSQALNASQQFHVSAGQQVVIDGGASATIQAGGQWINIGPGGIFSSVPIQVGGAPMAAMPAAPSLPDVPLKLATAPAALLSAAQILSLQSDAPFCEECERCKDGVCAA from the coding sequence ATGTTCGCGCCTGCCAATCAACCGCGTTTCACGTTGACCCTCGACGGCGTCCAGAATGAGCTCAAGGTACTTGAGTTCACGGGCAAGGAAGCCATCAGCCAACCCTACCGTTTTGACCTGGAACTGGTCAGCGAACGCCCGGATCTGGAGCTCGAAAGCCTGCTGCACCGTCAGGCGTTTCTGAGTTTCGATGCACAAGGTTCCGGTATTCACGGTCAGATTTTTCGCGTCGGCCAGAGCGATTCCGGCCAACGTCTGACGGGCTACCAAATCAGTCTCGTGCCGCGCCTGGCATACCTCGCTCGGCGCATCAATCAGCGAATCTTCCAGCATAAAAGCGTGCCGGCGATCGTCACGCAAATTCTCAAAGACCACGGCATCCAGCGCGATGCCTTCGAGTTCCGGCTCGGTAGCGACTACCCCGATCGCGAGTATTGCGTGCAATACGCCGAAAGCGATCTGGCGTTCATCCAGCGGTTGTGTGCCGAGGTCGGCATTCACTACCACTTCCAGCACAGCCCCGACGGGCACCTGTTGGTGTTCGGTGATGACCAGACGGTTTTCCCCCGCCTGCCCACACCGACGCTGTACCTGCCGGGCAGCGGGATGGCCGCGGATGCACCGGCCATCAAGCGTTTCAATGTACGGCTGGAAACCCGGACCACCGCAGTTACCCGTCGCGACTACGACTTCAAGAAGCCGCGTTTGCAACTCGAAAGCCGCCTCGACAGCGAGCAGCGACCGGTGCTGGAGGACTATCACTTTCCCGGCCAATTCACCGATCGCGAACACGGCAAACATCTGGCTCAACGGACCTTAGAGCGCCACAGTGCAGATTACCGCCTGGCCGAAGGTCGCGGCGACGAATCTGCTTTGGTCAGTGGGCATTTCCTGCACCTGGCCGAACACCCGCGTCAGGCGTGGAATGACCTGTGGTTGATCACCGAAATCGAGCACCGTGGCCGGCAGCCGCAGGTGCTGGAAGAGTCGGCCACCAGCGAGAGCCCGGATGATTTCCAGGGCTATCGCAATACCTTTCTGGCGACGCCGTGGGACGTTTCCTTTCGCCCGCCGCTGGGGCCAGAAAAGCCGCGCATGCTTGGCTATCAGCCCGCCGTGGTCACCGGCCCGACTGATAGCGAAATCCATTGCGACGAGTACGGTCGGGTCAAGGTTCAACTCGCTTGGGACCGTGACGGTCAGCTCAACGAGCATTCCAGTTGCTGGCTGCGTGTCGCCACTGGCTGGGCGCATGACCGCTACGGCAGCGTGATGATTCCGCGCGTCGGCATGGAAGTGCTGGTGGGATTCGTCGACGCCGATGCGGATAAACCGCTGGTCATGGGCTGCCTGCCCAACGCGGCGACCCCGGTGCCACTCGATCTGCCGGCGGACAAGACCCGCAGCATTTTCCGCAGCCAAAGCAGTCCCGGTGGCGGCGGTTACAACGAAATGCGCATCGAGGATCGCAAAGGCGCTGAGGAAATCTACCTGCGCGCCCAGCGAAACTGGACTCAGCATGTACTGAACGATCAGCAGGTGCAGGTCGATAACCAGCGCAGCATCGTCGTCACCGGCACCGCCCGCCATGAACTGAAGGCTGACGAAAAACGCATCACCCACGGTCAGCGCCAGACCGAAGTGCGGCTGGACGATCACTTGGTAGTGGTCGGCGACCGGCACATTCGCGTGACCAGTCAGGCCCTCAATGCCAGTCAACAATTCCACGTCAGCGCTGGCCAGCAAGTGGTCATCGACGGCGGCGCCAGCGCGACCATTCAGGCGGGCGGGCAGTGGATCAATATCGGCCCCGGCGGGATTTTCAGCAGCGTGCCGATCCAGGTCGGTGGTGCGCCGATGGCGGCCATGCCCGCTGCGCCGAGCCTGCCGGATGTTCCGTTGAAACTCGCCACCGCCCCGGCGGCGCTGCTCAGTGCCGCACAAATACTCAGCCTGCAAAGCGACGCGCCGTTCTGTGAAGAATGCGAGCGCTGCAAGGACGGTGTTTGTGCCGCCTGA
- a CDS encoding DUF4123 domain-containing protein translates to MPPDALSPHAWLERQPLQPSEQLFAIFSSASAAEPFKAWQRSITAQAPSPIWADTAYAEWEAVMPYVGIVAAGSEFLEWVATTESLDWGWLAVSAASHQALVEHLRSLTQALLPNGDKVFFRFWDGRYLLPILQSAEVDSVQLLPLIGRCLINGQPLDIDGSALKTARVFPWWEVSESLLNHLATESATTHINNLLKWLSEDRPDLYEAFSESVLRHKVASFLETPDLPQAPKSALVDYLMTELD, encoded by the coding sequence GTGCCGCCTGATGCCTTGTCACCTCACGCCTGGCTGGAGCGCCAGCCGCTGCAGCCGTCGGAGCAACTGTTCGCGATTTTCAGCAGTGCCAGTGCGGCTGAACCGTTCAAAGCCTGGCAACGCTCGATCACGGCCCAAGCGCCGAGCCCGATTTGGGCTGATACCGCTTACGCCGAGTGGGAAGCGGTGATGCCCTATGTCGGAATCGTCGCTGCTGGCAGTGAGTTTTTGGAGTGGGTTGCTACGACCGAGTCCCTCGATTGGGGCTGGTTGGCGGTTTCTGCGGCCAGTCATCAAGCGCTGGTCGAGCACCTTCGCTCTCTCACGCAAGCGCTGCTTCCCAACGGCGACAAGGTGTTTTTTCGGTTCTGGGATGGGCGCTATCTGCTGCCAATTCTGCAATCCGCCGAGGTTGATTCCGTGCAGCTGCTGCCGCTGATCGGGCGTTGCCTGATCAATGGCCAGCCGCTGGATATTGATGGCAGCGCGCTGAAAACCGCCAGGGTTTTCCCCTGGTGGGAAGTTTCCGAGTCACTGCTCAACCACCTCGCCACCGAGTCCGCGACAACGCATATCAACAACTTGCTGAAGTGGTTGAGCGAAGACCGTCCTGATCTTTATGAGGCGTTTTCCGAAAGTGTGTTGCGGCACAAAGTCGCGAGTTTTCTTGAGACGCCCGACCTGCCTCAAGCGCCGAAATCAGCGTTGGTGGATTACCTGATGACGGAGCTGGACTGA